ATATCCATCGACTTCGCGTGCAAGTCGGCAATGAAGTCCGTGCTCCGATCGATCGATTCCGGCGGCTCCGCAAAGATCTCCGCGACGATTTCGACCGTTTTTTCCTGGATATCGCTGGCAGACATTTCAATTTACTAAGCACTTCCAATATTCAAATAGATACAATGAAATTCCCAACATGTAGGAAGCAGAGTCGATCCCGATCCGCCAGGTGCCCCAAGTGGCAGTATTGCCGTCCGAAGAATGGCACGCTACCGACTATGGATCCAAGATATCTGGACCAAATCGACCCGCCCTCGTCGCGGAGCTGTTGCTCTTTTGCGGCTGAGCTGTACCCAAATGAAGGGGTCGAGGGCACGGTAACGATATCATCGTGCCTGGCAAGCTCGCGATTCACGTTTGGCGTCGGTGCCACACTGAAGCGCCGAGCAACCGAGGATTAGTGGCCAATCGCCCAGGGGTAGCCGCCCTCGTCGGCATGGTAGGTCGGCGTGTCCGTCGCTTCGTCCCCCTGCCCGCCGTCGCGATCGACCGCCGCGATCACGTCGTCGATCCTGAGGATGAGGGTTGCCGCCTCGGTCGCGTTCGAGAGCAGGCGGCGTTTCAGGGCGAGCGGTTCGACGAGCCCCCGGTCGAGGACATCCACGACGCCCGCGTCCGCGTCGAATCCAACGGTGGGCCCGCGATCGGTCTGGGCCGCACGAAGTGTGGTGAGCGTGTCGATAGGATCGACACCCGCGTTTCGAGCGAGGGTCTTCGGCAACGATTCCAGGGCGTCCGCGAAGGCCTCGGCGGCGAGTTGCTCGGGCCCGTCGATGCCTGTCGCCCTCGATCGAACGGCCTCGGCGACCCACACCTCCGCCGCCCCGCCACCGGGAACGACTTTGCCCTCCGCGACGGCGGTCTTGATGACAGTGAGACTGTCATCGAAGATCCGTTTGAGTTCATCGAGCACGTGGGCCGCCCCAGCCCGCAGGACGAGGGTGTGGGCCTCACCCGCATCTGACCGGACGGTGATGAACTCCTCGCCCCCGGAAACACTGAGATCCACGGTCGTCGTCTGCCCGAGGACCGACGCATCGACGTCCTCCGGTTTCACGACCCGTGTCGCCCCGGTCAGGGCTTCGAGGGCGTCGAACTCGTCCTGACGGGTTCGCTCCACGACGAGAATGCCCCGTCGACCCAGTTGGGCGGTGATTCGATCGGCCGCCTGCTTCTGACAGAAGACGATATCGACCCCGGCCGCCTCGAACTGGCGGACGATTTTCTCGATCGTCTGGGTCTCGGAGCGTTCGATCTCGTCCAGTTGGG
This region of Halodesulfurarchaeum sp. HSR-GB genomic DNA includes:
- the thsB gene encoding thermosome subunit beta, with product MRGHRSQTPIQSISRSTQQASGETALDANITAAQAIAETVRSTLGPRGRDKMLISDGTVIVTNDGSSILHRLDVTHPAASLLVSTAESQESGQGDGTSSTVLFAGDLLGEADGLLDDGLHPRTVIQGYRIALDHALETVSDLGTAIDSTDRELLSNLAATTMTGRWDADRIAFLADLSVETAMAASSGDRIDLDRVALQKVQGGAVTDSQLIDGVAINLDQSSTDVASFDPTSTDWDGSTIALLDGELRVRTGGQVTKATVETAAQLDEIERSETQTIEKIVRQFEAAGVDIVFCQKQAADRITAQLGRRGILVVERTRQDEFDALEALTGATRVVKPEDVDASVLGQTTTVDLSVSGGEEFITVRSDAGEAHTLVLRAGAAHVLDELKRIFDDSLTVIKTAVAEGKVVPGGGAAEVWVAEAVRSRATGIDGPEQLAAEAFADALESLPKTLARNAGVDPIDTLTTLRAAQTDRGPTVGFDADAGVVDVLDRGLVEPLALKRRLLSNATEAATLILRIDDVIAAVDRDGGQGDEATDTPTYHADEGGYPWAIGH